The Fluviicola sp. genome contains a region encoding:
- a CDS encoding T9SS type A sorting domain-containing protein, translated as MKNLIITLTLLSCFNLSFGQLSDTMALSLNMSSCGEAQFGILYYFENEDSINFHIDFGNNTDSTYLMETNFYSGNFVSSNYTYSGNYTVVITAETPSGTFLDQKTYSFAIQGGENCSQETIYKIRNDFSGPYLITDTIPIDFTGNDGITHTITSMNPNSYHTNPLLYPAQISASASWLATHNRVQLNPPMHFSGPGMISPDDLYYGLGWPAFIISRTDIPNQNNFMFSSSNSTVVSDQYPTDYYLKLNNTTDAIPDSANRIRVEYDPFLQVSHDTLLNMTEGTGYIEFDVELLNFYDPIHFALTASSVVSLDSIYFRCFYLNNSDQNAQDDTTTLYFESVDPCAGMTDSVLNISLSSVLTQYGNAQPISYLTLAKNMCEQVDSIGLTVHYSPIMEIDAPNSNFQFTQINDSTVHGFVSIQQYAASQYLGIPFILDAIPPGSVYVNYEIDIQDSDLTDNLIGDTLSFIACDSVDFTFAAVSAIMVAPLQKGTYNVSPLIISQCYLADSAEILITFPSYVVMDSTTLTLGTYTDSTFHLFVDWSNQHDYFMLSFDIPGTIPSGTPYTITAKIIGDNDVDSTNNEYIFNGTVLNSYDPNEKHADLPSALDPDLQEKITYTIHFQNDGNLEAYNIVVRDTLSPNLDLSTFEFLGASHACEVTVDENTREVIFNFPNIMLASSELDSLGSQGIFSYQISENADLPVGSVIENTAYIYFDFNPAIVTNTTHHINDSALGLNETTSENIVMYPNPAENRVQFSGALVKEVSIYDLAGKLVLEITNCSTNEISVEDLQTGIYQVVLKTENSVSTQKLAIKK; from the coding sequence ATGAAAAATCTAATCATCACTTTAACACTCCTTAGTTGTTTCAATCTGTCATTCGGTCAACTCTCCGACACCATGGCTCTCAGTCTCAATATGAGTAGTTGCGGCGAAGCTCAATTTGGCATTCTTTATTATTTTGAAAATGAAGACTCCATAAATTTTCATATCGATTTTGGCAATAATACCGATTCGACGTACTTGATGGAGACTAATTTCTATTCAGGGAATTTTGTTTCATCCAATTATACTTATTCCGGAAATTATACGGTCGTGATCACAGCTGAGACTCCTTCAGGAACATTTCTTGACCAAAAAACCTACAGTTTTGCTATTCAAGGCGGTGAAAACTGTTCGCAGGAAACGATCTATAAAATAAGAAATGATTTTTCGGGCCCCTATTTGATTACTGATACTATTCCTATCGATTTTACAGGAAACGATGGAATAACACATACTATTACCTCTATGAATCCGAATTCATACCATACGAATCCGCTACTTTATCCAGCTCAAATCAGTGCTAGTGCCAGTTGGCTAGCAACTCATAACCGTGTTCAGCTGAACCCTCCGATGCATTTTTCGGGCCCTGGTATGATCTCACCCGATGATTTGTACTACGGACTTGGCTGGCCTGCCTTCATTATTTCGAGAACGGATATTCCCAATCAAAACAATTTCATGTTTTCATCAAGTAATAGCACGGTTGTATCCGACCAATATCCCACGGATTACTATTTAAAACTGAACAATACTACGGATGCAATTCCGGACAGCGCCAATCGCATCCGGGTGGAATATGATCCGTTTTTACAAGTTAGTCACGACACATTATTAAATATGACCGAAGGAACCGGGTATATTGAATTCGACGTGGAACTATTAAATTTCTATGACCCAATTCACTTTGCATTAACGGCAAGCAGTGTTGTTTCTTTAGACAGTATCTATTTCCGGTGCTTTTACCTGAACAATTCAGATCAAAATGCCCAGGATGACACCACCACTCTTTATTTTGAATCGGTAGATCCCTGTGCAGGAATGACAGATTCCGTCCTCAATATTTCCTTAAGCTCTGTATTAACACAATACGGAAATGCACAACCGATTTCCTATTTAACTCTTGCAAAAAATATGTGTGAACAGGTTGACAGTATCGGACTAACCGTTCATTACTCTCCGATTATGGAAATCGATGCTCCAAACAGTAATTTTCAATTTACTCAAATCAACGACAGTACCGTACACGGTTTCGTATCCATTCAGCAGTATGCTGCAAGTCAATATCTCGGCATCCCTTTTATTTTAGATGCAATACCTCCAGGATCTGTTTACGTAAATTACGAGATCGATATTCAGGATTCAGATCTTACCGACAATTTGATCGGAGACACCCTCTCATTTATAGCTTGTGATTCGGTCGATTTCACTTTCGCTGCTGTTTCAGCAATCATGGTCGCACCTTTACAGAAAGGAACATACAACGTAAGTCCTCTAATAATCTCTCAATGTTACCTAGCTGACAGTGCAGAAATTCTGATTACATTCCCTTCTTATGTAGTCATGGATTCAACTACGTTAACATTGGGCACATACACCGATTCAACCTTCCATTTATTTGTCGACTGGTCCAATCAACACGATTATTTCATGCTTTCCTTTGATATCCCGGGCACCATTCCGAGCGGAACACCTTATACCATTACCGCAAAGATTATAGGTGATAACGATGTCGATTCGACAAACAATGAGTATATCTTCAACGGAACCGTTCTTAATTCATACGATCCGAATGAGAAACATGCGGACCTGCCATCGGCATTGGATCCGGATTTGCAGGAAAAAATCACCTACACCATTCATTTTCAAAACGACGGAAACCTGGAGGCTTACAACATCGTAGTTCGTGACACGCTTTCGCCAAACCTGGATTTATCCACATTCGAGTTTTTAGGTGCATCACACGCTTGTGAAGTAACTGTTGATGAAAATACCAGAGAAGTTATTTTCAATTTCCCGAATATCATGCTTGCTTCCAGTGAATTGGATTCTTTGGGTTCACAGGGAATCTTCAGTTATCAAATTTCCGAAAATGCCGATCTTCCGGTTGGATCGGTAATTGAGAATACTGCTTACATTTATTTCGATTTCAATCCGGCAATCGTTACGAACACCACGCACCATATCAATGATTCCGCACTTGGACTGAACGAAACGACTTCTGAAAATATCGTGATGTATCCGAATCCGGCGGAAAACAGGGTTCAATTCTCAGGCGCTTTAGTGAAAGAAGTTTCCATTTACGATCTGGCCGGAAAATTAGTCCTGGAAATCACCAACTGTTCAACCAATGAAATTTCGGTTGAAGACCTGCAAACAGGTATCTACCAGGTTGTTTTGAAAACAGAAAACTCCGTTTCAACGCAAAAATTAGCGATCAAAAAATAA
- a CDS encoding septal ring lytic transglycosylase RlpA family protein, giving the protein MKYWILGIIAVSFLVSFQLQTPFAQTGNASYYSNKFQGRRTASGATYHKDSMYCAHKSLKYGTLLKVTNLKNDSIIIVKVVDRMGKSSPHIIDLSMAGAQKLNFVRNGIAKVKVEEVVPTPVAKAD; this is encoded by the coding sequence TTGAAATATTGGATTTTAGGAATAATTGCGGTGAGTTTTTTGGTGAGTTTTCAGCTTCAAACACCGTTCGCTCAGACAGGTAATGCCAGTTATTACTCGAACAAATTTCAAGGCAGAAGAACAGCTTCAGGTGCCACATACCACAAAGACAGTATGTATTGTGCACACAAATCCCTGAAATACGGAACCCTGCTCAAAGTAACGAATCTGAAGAATGATTCCATCATCATCGTGAAAGTGGTTGACCGCATGGGGAAATCTTCTCCTCACATCATCGATTTGAGCATGGCAGGTGCACAAAAACTGAATTTTGTAAGAAACGGCATCGCCAAAGTAAAAGTAGAAGAGGTCGTTCCCACTCCGGTAGCGAAAGCAGATTAA
- a CDS encoding CaiB/BaiF CoA-transferase family protein, with protein sequence MFEDLIVIDCSTVLAGPSVGTFFAELGADVTKIENPAIPDVTRSWKLASEGKDSPVSAYFSSVNYRKQYQKIDFKEQSQLEQFIDLVKTADILLSNFKKGDAEKFGISDAYLQSINPKLIIGKISGFGTESDRVAYDLILQAETGFMSMNGTPESGPVKMPVALIDVLAAHQLKEGILTALLNRTKTRKGAVVSVSLYDAAIASLANQASNYLMEGHIPKRIGSLHPNIAPYGEIFTTNDGKLITFAIGSNKHFRLLCDFFGLSELPSDPRFSENVERVKNRTELQEIIAKISSRFNADDILQFMHTHFVPAGLIKDLKQVFEDSGAQSLVLTETIENLQTKRVSQIAFQLKP encoded by the coding sequence ATGTTTGAAGATTTAATCGTCATTGATTGCTCTACTGTTCTGGCCGGGCCCTCTGTAGGAACTTTTTTTGCAGAATTGGGTGCTGACGTAACGAAAATCGAAAATCCGGCAATTCCGGATGTTACCAGATCCTGGAAATTGGCATCAGAAGGAAAGGACTCCCCCGTTTCAGCTTATTTCTCCTCGGTCAATTACCGCAAACAGTACCAAAAAATCGATTTCAAAGAGCAATCCCAACTTGAACAATTCATCGACCTCGTTAAAACAGCAGATATTTTATTGAGCAATTTCAAAAAAGGAGATGCGGAAAAATTCGGGATCAGTGATGCGTATTTACAATCCATCAATCCGAAATTAATCATCGGGAAAATTTCCGGTTTTGGTACTGAAAGTGACCGTGTTGCTTATGATTTGATCCTGCAGGCCGAAACAGGCTTTATGTCGATGAACGGAACTCCTGAATCAGGCCCCGTAAAAATGCCGGTAGCACTGATCGATGTCCTCGCTGCGCACCAATTGAAAGAAGGAATTCTCACAGCTTTACTGAACCGGACAAAAACCCGGAAAGGAGCGGTCGTTTCCGTTTCCCTGTACGATGCTGCAATTGCGTCACTTGCAAACCAAGCCTCCAATTATTTGATGGAAGGACACATTCCCAAAAGGATAGGAAGCCTGCACCCGAATATCGCGCCATATGGAGAGATTTTTACAACGAACGACGGAAAACTGATCACTTTCGCCATCGGAAGCAACAAACACTTCCGCTTGCTTTGCGACTTCTTTGGGCTTTCCGAACTGCCATCCGACCCGCGTTTTTCCGAAAATGTGGAACGCGTAAAGAACAGAACCGAGTTGCAGGAAATTATCGCAAAAATCAGTTCACGCTTTAACGCCGACGACATCCTTCAATTCATGCACACCCATTTCGTTCCGGCAGGCCTTATCAAAGATTTGAAACAGGTATTTGAAGATTCCGGCGCACAGAGCCTTGTTCTAACAGAAACAATCGAAAACCTCCAAACAAAACGTGTATCACAAATTGCTTTTCAACTAAAACCATGA
- a CDS encoding GNAT family N-acetyltransferase, translating into MIEVKKPESEKDWELYYDLRYRILREPLGKERGSERNEGDETGVHFALYENNTLIAVARLDRVDETVCQARFVAVESHLQGKGYGRKIMTALENEALALGYEKLILHARDYALPFYEKLGYTLVGPSYKLFDVLQHFEMFKVLA; encoded by the coding sequence ATGATAGAAGTTAAAAAACCGGAATCCGAAAAAGATTGGGAGCTCTATTACGACCTTCGTTACCGGATTTTAAGAGAACCTTTGGGAAAAGAACGCGGTTCAGAACGCAATGAAGGAGATGAAACAGGAGTTCATTTTGCATTATATGAAAACAATACTCTAATAGCTGTGGCACGTCTGGACCGTGTGGATGAAACGGTTTGCCAGGCGCGTTTTGTAGCCGTGGAATCTCATTTACAAGGCAAAGGTTACGGAAGAAAAATCATGACAGCGCTGGAAAACGAGGCTCTTGCTTTGGGTTATGAAAAGTTGATTCTACATGCACGTGATTACGCACTTCCCTTCTACGAAAAATTAGGATATACACTGGTGGGACCTTCTTACAAATTGTTTGATGTACTCCAACACTTCGAGATGTTCAAAGTCTTAGCGTAG
- a CDS encoding histidine kinase dimerization/phosphoacceptor domain -containing protein → MAQQDILSTLRKLISGMDESLVIFDQEGKILHASFDLEKLLDRQFLTGTTIFDHLNYEHERIENFLRDLNTSRYVDLQVILKRGTGVFNARMRLAAWKVDEKEYVVLGSLVDATQIERKRRDLLRKTLTIELLSKSKKIRSGKLHDAIYEILEMSSKAVGVTRVNAWLFDDAHEHIECIGNYDTRVGKMIPQESLPVIEMPTYFMLFETEKIILAASAQTSPYTSELNDTYLVPNGIVSVMDIPLRSEGAIIGVICFEQVKQTRNWSLNDQKFGLIAAQMVSLAVETHKRKVAQQELEAALRQQKRLLTETNHRIVNNLNITTSLLNIQVGKARDAYHKNLMLDSVNRVQSILSLHELLADNSKNLRISLGQYINRLVQSLRESLSFPQKQLQLLTSIDSCEVKSSLAIAMGIIINEAVLNSYKHAFGENEIGVIRIDFQMLGPKGVLEISDNGRGIKENRELSGSGIEIIRGMVEHLNGNLDIDGTNGMKICVSFSLR, encoded by the coding sequence ATGGCACAACAAGATATTCTATCTACTTTGCGTAAGCTCATTTCGGGAATGGATGAGAGCCTGGTTATCTTTGATCAGGAAGGAAAGATCCTGCATGCTTCTTTCGACCTGGAAAAATTGCTGGACCGTCAATTCCTGACCGGAACAACGATTTTCGATCATTTGAACTACGAACATGAGCGCATTGAAAATTTCCTGAGGGATTTGAATACCTCGCGCTATGTAGATTTGCAGGTTATCCTCAAACGTGGAACGGGAGTTTTTAACGCACGTATGAGATTGGCGGCCTGGAAAGTAGATGAAAAGGAGTATGTGGTGCTTGGAAGCCTGGTAGACGCCACACAAATTGAGCGAAAAAGAAGGGATTTACTTCGCAAGACCCTGACCATCGAATTACTTTCGAAATCCAAAAAGATCCGCAGCGGAAAATTGCACGATGCGATCTATGAAATTTTGGAGATGTCTTCCAAAGCAGTTGGAGTGACCCGTGTAAATGCCTGGTTGTTTGATGATGCGCATGAGCACATTGAATGTATAGGGAATTACGATACGCGGGTAGGTAAAATGATCCCGCAGGAATCGCTTCCTGTTATTGAAATGCCGACTTATTTTATGCTTTTCGAAACGGAGAAAATTATCCTGGCAGCGAGTGCACAGACTTCGCCGTATACTTCCGAACTGAATGACACATACCTGGTCCCGAACGGAATTGTTTCCGTGATGGATATTCCGTTGCGTTCCGAAGGGGCAATTATCGGGGTGATTTGCTTCGAACAGGTGAAACAGACCCGGAATTGGTCTTTGAATGACCAGAAATTCGGACTGATTGCCGCACAAATGGTTTCCCTGGCAGTGGAAACCCACAAGCGAAAAGTCGCTCAACAGGAATTGGAAGCCGCATTACGCCAGCAAAAACGCTTGTTAACGGAAACGAATCACCGCATTGTCAATAACCTGAACATCACCACAAGTTTGCTGAATATTCAAGTGGGTAAAGCAAGAGACGCTTACCATAAGAACCTCATGCTGGATTCCGTGAACCGGGTGCAAAGTATTTTGAGCCTGCATGAATTGCTGGCTGACAATTCCAAAAACCTGCGCATTTCCCTCGGGCAATATATCAACCGGTTGGTACAGAGTTTGCGCGAAAGTCTTTCCTTTCCGCAGAAGCAATTGCAATTGTTGACCAGTATTGACAGTTGTGAAGTGAAAAGTTCGCTGGCTATCGCAATGGGTATCATTATTAATGAAGCCGTTTTGAATTCTTACAAGCATGCCTTCGGAGAAAATGAGATCGGAGTGATCCGTATTGATTTTCAGATGCTGGGCCCAAAAGGTGTACTGGAAATCTCCGACAACGGGAGAGGGATTAAGGAAAACCGTGAACTTTCAGGAAGCGGGATTGAAATTATCCGCGGAATGGTAGAGCACCTGAACGGAAACCTGGATATTGACGGCACGAACGGAATGAAAATTTGTGTTTCTTTCTCTCTACGCTAA